A single window of Alphaproteobacteria bacterium DNA harbors:
- the wecB gene encoding UDP-N-acetylglucosamine 2-epimerase (non-hydrolyzing): MKKRIFSIVGTRPQFIKAAVLSRTLKKSSKFIETIVHTGQHFDSNMSDIFFRELAIKSPMYNLNINGKSHGQMTAHMLEALETIFIKEKPDSVLVYGDTNSTLAGALAAAKLKIPILHVEAGLRSYNKNMPEEINRVLTDHLSSLLFCPTQTSVHNLNVEGIREDVHLVGDVMYDATLYALKLIDTNRALKEKFVFLPENFALLTIHREESTISLDGFQKFLNYVNSFAKQNDLKIIFSVHPRTRKFLENSQISLNNLILIDPLSYFEIQFVLSRAQYVLTDSGGLQKEAYFHKVPCVTLRSETEWVETIEAGWNRLWSIEHYKSRQDIKDYGHGDAASKIVKIMEAEL; the protein is encoded by the coding sequence TTGAAAAAACGTATTTTCTCGATTGTGGGAACTAGACCGCAATTTATTAAGGCTGCTGTTTTATCTAGAACATTAAAAAAAAGCTCTAAGTTTATAGAAACTATTGTGCATACAGGACAACATTTTGATTCTAATATGTCAGATATTTTTTTTCGTGAGCTTGCTATAAAAAGCCCTATGTACAACCTGAATATTAATGGGAAATCTCATGGCCAAATGACAGCTCATATGCTTGAAGCACTGGAAACTATTTTTATTAAAGAAAAACCAGATTCAGTTCTTGTTTATGGGGATACAAATTCAACACTAGCAGGGGCTCTGGCAGCAGCTAAGCTAAAAATTCCAATTCTGCATGTTGAGGCAGGTCTTAGATCCTATAATAAAAATATGCCAGAAGAAATTAATCGTGTTTTAACTGACCATTTAAGTAGTTTATTATTTTGCCCTACCCAGACATCAGTTCACAATTTGAATGTTGAAGGGATTAGAGAAGATGTTCATCTTGTTGGAGACGTCATGTATGACGCAACACTATATGCATTAAAATTAATAGATACTAATAGGGCATTAAAAGAAAAGTTTGTATTTTTACCAGAAAACTTTGCCCTTTTAACAATACATCGTGAAGAATCCACGATATCTTTAGATGGGTTTCAAAAATTTTTAAACTATGTAAATTCTTTTGCTAAACAAAATGATCTGAAAATCATTTTCTCTGTACATCCGAGAACAAGAAAATTTTTAGAAAATTCACAAATATCTTTAAACAATCTTATACTTATTGACCCATTAAGCTATTTTGAAATTCAGTTTGTATTATCCAGAGCTCAGTATGTTTTAACAGACTCTGGGGGGCTTCAAAAGGAAGCCTATTTTCACAAAGTACCCTGTGTAACATTGAGATCAGAAACTGAATGGGTAGAAACTATTGAAGCTGGCTGGAATAGACTTTGGAGTATAGAACACTATAAATCACGACAGGATATCAAGGATTATGGCCATGGGGACGCTGCCAGTAAGATTGTTAAAATTATGGAGGCGGAATTATGA
- a CDS encoding glycosyltransferase → MKMLRIGYYTEVNLNKNDGPAVNELEFIKSLSSLNVKNCSIFLASENKNNPVLEKLNVFFLGDAPRISMILKWFRRFLLINKEIKNRKTQILVCRLTDYPIVPLLVKIFNPKIKLSIKTAALWWVGRSDSKKVSDRIYLFFNDLITKAVYRRADAIDVAMPETKKTLIALGLAQFEKTKIIDNNINTEMFFPDFTLRPRQKINVPKNSIVLGFAGSLPTQRGATQILKVAEKLESTINNLYVLIVGYDERLHNLVEQTSFPRKKILLTGQLPYSEIPTCIAAMTICYSFFEEHKIKRTGNASQKVKQYISMGKPVISVSTGHEYLQKQQLGSPVNQNDIEEIARETVKWIKRIETEGDMLAQRLHQYAVDHLSTEKTLQQRLEFWNSILKKG, encoded by the coding sequence ATGAAGATGCTTCGAATTGGATACTATACTGAAGTTAATCTCAATAAAAACGATGGACCTGCAGTTAATGAACTTGAATTTATAAAATCTCTTTCATCTTTAAATGTGAAGAACTGTTCTATTTTTCTGGCAAGTGAGAATAAAAATAATCCTGTATTAGAGAAGTTAAATGTCTTTTTTTTAGGTGATGCGCCAAGAATATCAATGATCTTGAAATGGTTTCGTCGCTTTTTGCTCATAAATAAGGAAATTAAAAATAGAAAAACCCAAATATTAGTATGTCGGCTTACAGACTATCCTATAGTGCCCTTGCTCGTGAAAATTTTTAATCCAAAAATTAAACTATCTATAAAAACTGCAGCTCTTTGGTGGGTTGGTAGATCAGATTCTAAAAAAGTTTCTGACCGAATTTATCTCTTTTTTAATGATCTGATAACCAAGGCGGTTTATAGAAGGGCAGATGCTATAGACGTAGCTATGCCAGAAACAAAGAAAACACTTATTGCCTTAGGTTTAGCCCAATTCGAAAAAACAAAAATAATAGATAACAATATTAACACAGAGATGTTTTTTCCAGATTTTACTTTACGGCCTCGACAGAAAATAAACGTCCCAAAAAATTCTATAGTTTTAGGATTTGCCGGAAGTCTTCCGACCCAAAGAGGTGCCACTCAAATATTGAAAGTTGCGGAAAAACTAGAATCCACTATAAATAATCTTTATGTCTTGATTGTCGGATACGATGAAAGGTTGCACAATTTAGTCGAACAAACCAGTTTCCCGAGAAAGAAAATACTGCTAACGGGACAACTGCCATACTCAGAAATTCCCACCTGTATAGCAGCCATGACTATATGCTACTCTTTTTTTGAAGAACATAAAATTAAAAGAACTGGAAACGCTTCTCAGAAAGTAAAACAATATATATCTATGGGAAAACCAGTCATAAGCGTTTCGACAGGCCATGAGTATTTGCAGAAACAACAACTCGGATCTCCAGTAAATCAAAACGACATCGAAGAAATTGCTCGAGAAACTGTTAAATGGATTAAGCGTATCGAAACGGAAGGTGATATGCTTGCTCAAAGACTCCACCAATACGCCGTAGATCATTTGTCTACTGAAAAAACTCTTCAGCAGCGGTTAGAGTTTTGGAATTCAATTCTTAAAAAAGGTTAG
- a CDS encoding deoxyribodipyrimidine photo-lyase: MTDSITIFWFRQDLRISDNPALSEAAQGGSLMSIYILDDQSPGPFKMGEASRWWLHHSLENLNKSLNHSLNFYRGSSRQVFRDILKSKKIKAVFWNECYEPWRVENDRLIKHELEKAGIECHIFNGSFLWDPNSILTKEKTPYKVFTPFYRKGCLQGPIPRKPLPSIPKVHFLKDHSNPTVLENLNLLPKKDWYKSFGSFWEIGEKSAHKKLEHFLENGLLGYQEKRNHPDKLNVSRLSPHLHFGEISPNQIWYKAQSKGQIEGWEKDSDCFLTELGWREFSCYLLYYFPELPHENFQKKFNNFPWGSNKNLLQAWQKGQTGIPIVDAGMRELWQTGYMHNRLRMIVASFLVKNLGIHWRFGEEWFWDCLVDADLASNSASWQWVAGSGADASPYFRIFNPVLQGEKFDSQGIYTRRFVPELENLPLKYLFKPWEAPEDVLQKAKITLGTTYPHPIVDLNKSRQRALSTYKSIRNI, from the coding sequence ATGACTGACAGCATTACTATTTTCTGGTTTAGGCAAGATTTAAGGATCTCTGATAACCCAGCTCTTTCTGAGGCGGCTCAAGGGGGATCCCTTATGTCTATATATATCTTAGATGATCAGAGCCCTGGCCCTTTCAAAATGGGGGAAGCCAGCAGATGGTGGCTGCACCACTCTTTAGAAAATCTTAATAAATCTCTTAACCATAGTCTGAATTTTTACAGGGGATCTTCCCGGCAGGTTTTTAGGGATATTCTAAAATCAAAAAAAATAAAGGCTGTCTTTTGGAATGAGTGTTATGAGCCCTGGAGAGTTGAAAACGATAGACTTATAAAGCATGAACTAGAAAAGGCTGGAATTGAATGCCACATCTTCAATGGTTCTTTTTTATGGGATCCAAATTCTATTCTCACAAAAGAAAAAACACCCTATAAGGTTTTTACCCCTTTTTACAGAAAAGGATGCCTTCAGGGGCCTATACCAAGAAAACCCTTGCCCAGCATTCCAAAAGTTCACTTTCTTAAAGACCATTCAAATCCAACTGTTCTGGAAAATCTGAATCTACTTCCGAAGAAGGATTGGTATAAGTCATTTGGATCTTTCTGGGAAATTGGTGAAAAATCAGCGCACAAAAAGCTAGAACACTTTCTGGAAAATGGGCTTTTAGGCTATCAAGAAAAAAGAAATCATCCCGACAAATTAAATGTTTCAAGATTGTCTCCTCACTTGCATTTTGGGGAAATTTCCCCCAATCAAATTTGGTATAAGGCCCAATCAAAAGGACAAATAGAAGGTTGGGAAAAAGACTCAGACTGTTTTTTGACGGAACTGGGATGGCGTGAATTTTCATGCTATTTATTGTATTACTTTCCTGAATTACCCCATGAAAATTTTCAAAAAAAATTCAATAATTTTCCTTGGGGTTCCAACAAAAATCTTTTGCAAGCATGGCAAAAAGGACAGACAGGAATCCCTATTGTAGATGCAGGTATGAGAGAGCTTTGGCAAACCGGATATATGCATAACCGCCTTCGAATGATTGTGGCTTCATTCCTTGTAAAAAATTTGGGAATTCATTGGCGATTTGGGGAAGAATGGTTTTGGGATTGTTTGGTGGATGCAGACCTGGCAAGTAACAGTGCCAGTTGGCAATGGGTTGCTGGGTCAGGGGCAGATGCTAGTCCTTATTTTAGAATATTTAATCCAGTTTTACAGGGAGAAAAATTTGACTCTCAGGGAATCTATACCCGTCGTTTTGTTCCAGAGCTAGAAAATTTACCACTCAAATATCTATTTAAGCCTTGGGAGGCTCCCGAAGATGTTTTACAGAAAGCGAAAATAACCCTGGGCACTACTTATCCTCATCCAATTGTAGATCTGAATAAATCTAGACAGAGAGCACTTTCTACCTATAAATCTATAAGAAACATCTAA
- the galU gene encoding UTP--glucose-1-phosphate uridylyltransferase GalU, producing the protein MKKIRKAIFPVAGLGTRFLPATKSMPKEMLTVIDRPLIQYAVEEAKAAGIEQFIFVTGRGKSSLEDFFDYSYELNATLEKRGKTEDLRLVNDVVLDPGNVIYTRQQEPLGLGHAVWCARNLIGDEPFAVLLADDLILSKKPCLSQMISAYDKNPGNYIALMEVPHDQTSNYGIVKPKFQQGNICEIEGLVEKPKVQDAPSNLAIIGRYILEPNIFDALEKCKKGFGGEIQLTDAMAHLLKKRPFYGLDFDGKRFDCGSKQGLLEATIAFALDRKDLRADTLSFLKKYLP; encoded by the coding sequence ATGAAGAAAATACGCAAAGCTATTTTTCCCGTTGCGGGATTGGGGACCCGGTTTTTGCCGGCTACCAAGTCTATGCCCAAAGAAATGCTGACGGTGATTGACCGTCCTTTGATTCAATATGCAGTAGAGGAAGCCAAAGCTGCAGGCATTGAGCAGTTCATTTTCGTTACAGGACGGGGAAAATCTTCCCTGGAAGATTTTTTTGACTATTCCTATGAGCTGAATGCCACCCTCGAAAAACGTGGAAAGACAGAAGATCTGCGCCTGGTGAATGATGTTGTATTAGACCCGGGTAATGTGATCTATACCAGGCAGCAGGAGCCTCTGGGGCTTGGTCATGCGGTCTGGTGTGCCCGCAATTTGATTGGGGATGAACCCTTTGCCGTTTTGTTGGCGGACGACTTGATTTTGTCCAAGAAGCCTTGTCTATCCCAAATGATCAGTGCCTATGATAAAAATCCAGGGAACTATATTGCTTTGATGGAGGTTCCCCATGATCAGACCTCTAACTATGGCATCGTTAAACCCAAATTCCAACAGGGCAATATTTGTGAGATTGAGGGATTGGTTGAAAAACCAAAAGTTCAAGATGCGCCCTCTAACTTAGCCATCATTGGGCGATATATTTTGGAACCCAACATTTTTGATGCCTTAGAAAAATGCAAAAAAGGATTTGGGGGGGAAATTCAATTAACGGACGCTATGGCCCACCTTTTGAAAAAGAGGCCCTTTTATGGCCTGGATTTTGATGGAAAAAGATTTGATTGTGGATCTAAACAGGGGCTGTTGGAAGCCACGATCGCTTTTGCCCTGGACCGGAAAGATCTTAGGGCAGACACCTTAAGCTTTCTGAAAAAATATTTACCTTAA
- a CDS encoding UDP-glucose/GDP-mannose dehydrogenase family protein: MKIAVMGTGYVGLVTGTCFAEFGFPVTCVDVDAKKIQILEKGISPIYEPGLEDLIRKNTKAGRLKFSTDIPSAIEKATVVFIAVGTPQAEDGQADLKYVFSAAEQIAEHMDAYTVVVTKSTVPVDTNKKLATFLKEKAPHKEFDVVSNPEFLREGSAIEDFMRPDRVVVGCRSQRAEEVMRELYRPLSLLETPIVFTDPASAEIIKYAANSFLATKITFINQVADLCEKCDANVHDVSKGMGLDSRIGSKFLQTGPGYGGSCFPKDTLAMSHTAREYGAPLTIVDSVIKANDDRKKHMVEKIVHACGGSVKNKKIAILGLTFKPDTDDMRDAPSLTIIPGLQKAGARIQAYDPVGRENAQLYLKDVDWYEDAYGTLKEADALVILTEWNEFKFLDLERIKGLMNSPLMIDLRNIYRLSDMKKSGFIYHSLGRPLLRV, encoded by the coding sequence ATGAAAATTGCAGTTATGGGAACGGGGTATGTGGGCTTGGTTACGGGAACTTGTTTTGCTGAGTTTGGCTTTCCCGTTACCTGTGTTGACGTAGACGCCAAGAAGATACAAATTTTAGAAAAAGGTATCAGCCCCATTTATGAGCCCGGTCTTGAAGATCTGATCCGCAAGAACACAAAGGCAGGAAGATTAAAATTCTCAACAGATATTCCATCCGCCATTGAGAAAGCAACCGTTGTCTTTATTGCGGTCGGAACACCCCAAGCGGAAGATGGGCAAGCAGATTTAAAGTATGTTTTTTCCGCGGCTGAGCAGATTGCTGAGCATATGGATGCTTATACGGTTGTTGTCACAAAATCTACGGTTCCTGTAGATACCAACAAAAAGTTGGCCACTTTTTTGAAGGAAAAAGCCCCTCATAAAGAATTCGATGTGGTTTCAAACCCTGAGTTTTTGCGGGAAGGATCCGCCATTGAAGATTTTATGCGCCCTGACCGGGTTGTTGTGGGATGTCGTAGCCAGCGTGCGGAAGAAGTCATGCGGGAACTTTATCGGCCCCTTTCTTTGTTGGAAACCCCTATTGTGTTTACGGATCCCGCCTCAGCCGAAATTATTAAATATGCAGCCAATAGCTTTTTGGCCACTAAGATTACTTTTATCAACCAGGTGGCGGATTTGTGTGAAAAGTGTGACGCAAATGTGCACGATGTTTCAAAGGGGATGGGGCTGGATTCCCGAATCGGGTCAAAATTTTTACAAACAGGTCCAGGGTATGGGGGATCTTGCTTTCCAAAGGATACTTTGGCTATGAGTCACACTGCCCGGGAATATGGGGCGCCTTTAACCATTGTTGATTCTGTTATTAAAGCGAATGATGACCGTAAGAAACATATGGTTGAAAAAATCGTTCATGCCTGTGGAGGGTCCGTTAAAAATAAAAAAATTGCTATTTTGGGGCTTACTTTCAAGCCCGATACAGATGACATGCGGGATGCTCCAAGTCTGACAATTATTCCAGGACTCCAAAAAGCAGGAGCTCGTATTCAGGCCTATGATCCTGTTGGTAGGGAGAATGCCCAGCTTTATTTGAAGGATGTGGATTGGTATGAAGATGCTTACGGCACTTTGAAGGAAGCTGATGCTTTGGTCATTTTGACGGAATGGAATGAATTCAAGTTTTTAGACTTAGAGCGAATTAAAGGACTAATGAACAGCCCGCTAATGATTGACCTGCGAAATATTTATCGATTGTCTGACATGAAAAAATCAGGATTTATTTACCATTCTCTAGGGCGTCCCCTTTTGCGAGTTTAG
- a CDS encoding phosphomannomutase/phosphoglucomutase has protein sequence MKQYHHFHPSILREYDIRGIYEKTLSEADAKAVGQCFGYIIKQNKGTTVALGKDGRLSSDSLEDALIKGLQEAGVDVIRLGLCPTPLLYYAVKELPTDGGIMITGSHNGGTFNGFKMTLKDRPFYGKDIQTFQDIIKEFSVSKTLGTIFDQDIKSSYENRLLQDYHGKSLKVVWDMGNGSAGPIIKPLIDKLKGDHILLFEDVDGHFPNHHPDPTQKENLEILKDRVLHEKADLGIAFDGDGDRIGVIDNRGNFWLGDYLMILFSREVLSQRPHSKIIMDIKASDVLVEDIKNHGGVPLMVPTGHSLIKAQMAITHAPLAGETSGHIFFADHYYGFDDALYAAIRLLNIVSNLPHSLAHVYESLPDVHNTPELRIPCDNVRKQEVVNDIKERLLQDPLSDVLTIDGVRVKTKDGWWLLRASNTEEVLVCRCESSTVQGLENLKETVKHQLRLSHLSVPEKVL, from the coding sequence ATGAAACAATATCATCATTTTCACCCATCTATTTTACGAGAATATGACATCCGGGGCATTTATGAAAAAACATTGTCTGAGGCCGATGCCAAGGCTGTTGGACAATGTTTTGGGTACATCATTAAACAAAATAAGGGCACAACAGTCGCCCTTGGGAAAGATGGTCGATTAAGTTCTGATTCTTTAGAAGATGCTTTAATCAAGGGATTACAAGAGGCAGGTGTTGATGTTATTCGCTTAGGTCTATGCCCCACACCCTTGTTGTATTATGCTGTTAAGGAATTGCCAACAGATGGCGGAATTATGATCACGGGATCTCATAATGGTGGCACTTTTAATGGCTTTAAGATGACTTTAAAGGACCGTCCTTTTTATGGAAAAGATATTCAGACATTTCAAGATATTATTAAGGAATTTTCTGTCTCAAAAACTTTAGGAACGATCTTTGATCAAGATATAAAATCGTCTTATGAAAATCGGCTGTTACAAGATTATCATGGCAAGTCCTTAAAAGTTGTTTGGGATATGGGAAATGGGTCTGCAGGGCCCATCATTAAACCTCTGATAGACAAATTAAAGGGCGATCATATTTTGTTGTTTGAGGACGTGGATGGCCATTTTCCGAACCATCATCCAGATCCCACTCAAAAAGAAAATCTAGAAATTTTAAAGGATAGAGTTCTTCACGAAAAAGCAGATCTGGGCATTGCTTTTGATGGGGATGGAGACCGCATCGGTGTTATTGATAATCGCGGAAATTTTTGGTTGGGGGATTATTTAATGATCCTTTTCAGTCGGGAAGTTCTAAGCCAGCGGCCGCACTCTAAAATTATCATGGATATTAAAGCCAGCGACGTTTTGGTGGAAGATATTAAAAATCACGGGGGGGTGCCTCTGATGGTTCCAACTGGTCACTCATTGATCAAAGCACAGATGGCCATAACGCATGCCCCTCTGGCTGGTGAAACAAGTGGTCATATTTTCTTTGCTGATCATTACTATGGCTTTGACGACGCTTTGTATGCAGCTATTCGCTTGCTGAATATTGTATCAAACCTGCCCCATTCTTTAGCACACGTTTATGAATCTTTGCCAGATGTTCATAACACTCCTGAACTGCGAATTCCTTGCGATAATGTACGAAAACAGGAAGTGGTCAATGACATTAAAGAGCGGCTGCTTCAAGATCCTCTATCAGATGTCCTCACCATTGATGGGGTGCGCGTAAAAACAAAGGATGGCTGGTGGTTGCTTAGGGCATCCAATACAGAGGAAGTTCTTGTGTGCCGATGTGAATCTTCCACGGTGCAGGGTCTGGAAAACTTAAAGGAGACGGTTAAGCATCAACTTCGTTTGAGCCATCTTAGTGTGCCTGAAAAGGTTCTATGA
- a CDS encoding FAD-dependent oxidoreductase, with protein sequence MTNLSFNLSFEDLYDLKGLKKIDTIFLSYLQEKNKSLFRQLKTLRLKSHSETSSEFLIQLAPILEEFLGDFFQIQKDVLQNRQDNLSYEILATVKKNFLQRHVCHAYTKPTESLSDILDNLKEISRQNILEFEKKFAHHVHELLLQDGSKEKLYWAEQYAAWALFDEQGKAFHAHGTLFKLPKKTNYDDLISEFLPRDREGFNCTTPPLSKAYGQDQARYCLYCHKQDKDSCSKGFENQKNPLDNDLKGCPLKQKISEMNLLKKDGFDLGALAVIMIDNPLVPLTGNRICNDCMKACIFQKQDPVDIPAIETQILEQVLKLPWGFEIYNLLCKWNPLKTQDYLPSPKRNQKILVTGMGPAGMGLSYYMLHKGYTVVGIEGLSVQPLSANLKNKPIKTIQDLFEPLSTRTVQGFGGVSEYGITARWNKNFLLVVRLMLERHQTFKCFGNTRLQSTLTIDQAFDLGFDHVALCLGAGRPNTLSVANNLALGVRQASDFLMTLHAGAFKEDAAIPLMIRLPIVVIGGGLTAVDTATEALAYYPIQVEKFLKRFEALKGKGQEKWTQLDKEIAAEFLEHARLLRADKGPKQDLLKKWGGCTLLYRQSIQKSPAYRMNHHELIKAQEEGVQILDDCVLKAIKTDSHGYVESLEFDKGSVLKARTILVATGTHPNTVLAEELESITLKDDFFENKTPGDPLYTPFIYEDDRRLSLWGDLHPEYSGSVVKALASAKDKAPFLCKHLDLVSPTSKTSAQKFFRKLKSLLAAKVVNLVDLPDHPFKITVYAPLQVKNLQTGQFFRLQVPNMKAVPVTGTNVSKKEGTMDFFIKRNHPSAPWISQLKIDDTVPLMGPAGSAFPMPLGKKVLVFGYGFENVLLEDYIDHLKKNKNQVVHISEIPSNNKLSTEENFLKNVATYLETNSAKEAEFVYMAAPPTLLKILHEKYAGFFKVPAFVGLLSPMQCMMKEICAQCLQKTKDPKTGEEKIIYACKNQTQAFEWVDFEVLENRSLLNGVQEKLFKSH encoded by the coding sequence ATGACAAATCTTTCCTTCAATCTTTCCTTTGAAGATTTGTATGACCTCAAAGGTCTTAAGAAAATTGACACAATTTTTTTAAGCTATTTACAAGAAAAAAACAAATCCCTATTTCGTCAGCTTAAAACTTTACGTCTTAAATCCCATAGCGAAACCTCCTCAGAATTTTTAATTCAATTAGCCCCTATTCTGGAAGAATTTCTGGGCGATTTTTTCCAAATTCAAAAAGATGTTCTTCAGAATCGACAGGACAATTTGTCCTATGAAATTCTTGCCACGGTCAAAAAAAATTTCCTGCAACGACATGTCTGTCACGCCTATACAAAACCCACGGAATCGCTTTCAGATATTCTGGACAATCTGAAAGAAATTTCGCGTCAAAATATTTTAGAGTTTGAGAAAAAATTTGCCCATCATGTGCATGAACTTCTTTTACAAGATGGATCCAAAGAAAAATTATACTGGGCCGAACAATATGCAGCTTGGGCCTTATTTGATGAACAGGGAAAAGCTTTTCATGCCCATGGGACTCTCTTTAAGCTGCCTAAAAAAACAAACTATGATGATTTAATTTCAGAATTTTTGCCCCGGGATAGGGAAGGCTTTAACTGCACAACACCACCCCTTTCCAAAGCCTATGGGCAAGATCAAGCCAGATACTGTTTGTATTGCCACAAGCAAGATAAAGATTCTTGTTCAAAGGGGTTTGAAAATCAAAAAAATCCTTTGGACAATGATTTAAAAGGCTGCCCTCTAAAGCAAAAAATTTCGGAAATGAATCTGCTGAAAAAAGATGGATTTGATCTGGGGGCTCTGGCCGTTATTATGATTGATAATCCTTTGGTTCCTTTAACAGGAAACAGAATTTGCAATGACTGCATGAAGGCCTGTATTTTTCAAAAGCAGGACCCTGTGGATATTCCCGCAATCGAAACCCAAATTTTAGAGCAAGTTTTAAAATTGCCCTGGGGTTTTGAAATTTATAATCTTCTTTGTAAGTGGAATCCTTTAAAAACACAGGACTATTTGCCCAGTCCCAAAAGAAATCAGAAAATCTTGGTTACGGGGATGGGGCCAGCCGGGATGGGGCTTTCTTATTATATGCTGCACAAGGGGTATACAGTTGTGGGGATTGAAGGGCTTTCTGTTCAACCTTTATCAGCAAACTTGAAAAACAAACCCATCAAAACCATTCAGGATTTGTTTGAGCCCCTTTCCACCCGAACAGTTCAAGGGTTCGGGGGGGTTTCAGAATATGGCATCACAGCCCGGTGGAATAAAAACTTTTTGTTGGTTGTGCGGTTGATGTTGGAACGACATCAAACTTTCAAATGTTTTGGTAATACGCGTCTTCAAAGTACTCTAACAATTGATCAGGCCTTTGACCTGGGGTTTGACCATGTTGCTTTATGCCTGGGGGCGGGACGACCGAATACTCTGAGCGTTGCCAATAATTTGGCCCTGGGGGTACGCCAGGCTTCCGATTTTTTGATGACCCTGCATGCGGGTGCTTTTAAAGAAGATGCTGCCATTCCCCTGATGATTCGGTTGCCTATTGTGGTGATAGGGGGTGGCTTAACGGCGGTGGATACAGCCACAGAAGCGCTAGCCTATTACCCCATTCAAGTGGAAAAATTCTTGAAACGGTTTGAGGCTTTGAAGGGCAAGGGACAAGAAAAGTGGACACAGCTAGACAAAGAAATTGCTGCAGAATTTTTAGAGCATGCCCGACTGTTGCGTGCTGACAAGGGACCTAAACAAGACCTGCTGAAAAAGTGGGGTGGCTGTACACTCCTTTATCGTCAATCTATTCAGAAATCTCCCGCCTATAGGATGAATCATCACGAGCTAATTAAGGCTCAAGAAGAAGGGGTTCAGATTTTAGATGACTGTGTTTTAAAGGCAATCAAAACAGACTCGCATGGATACGTTGAAAGTTTAGAATTCGACAAAGGATCTGTTTTAAAGGCCCGCACGATTTTGGTGGCAACGGGAACCCACCCCAATACGGTTCTAGCAGAAGAACTGGAGAGCATAACTTTAAAAGATGATTTCTTTGAAAATAAAACACCAGGAGATCCTCTTTACACACCCTTTATTTATGAAGATGATCGGCGGCTTTCTCTGTGGGGTGACCTGCATCCAGAGTACTCGGGTAGTGTGGTAAAAGCCCTAGCAAGCGCCAAAGATAAGGCACCCTTTTTATGCAAACATTTGGACTTAGTTTCCCCTACTTCAAAAACATCTGCCCAAAAGTTTTTCAGAAAACTGAAATCTTTGTTAGCGGCGAAAGTGGTGAATTTAGTAGATCTTCCTGACCATCCCTTTAAGATTACGGTTTATGCCCCTCTTCAAGTAAAAAATTTACAGACGGGACAGTTTTTCAGGCTACAAGTTCCTAATATGAAAGCTGTTCCCGTAACAGGCACTAATGTGAGTAAAAAGGAGGGAACTATGGATTTTTTCATTAAAAGAAATCATCCCTCTGCCCCTTGGATTAGCCAGCTTAAAATTGATGATACGGTTCCCTTGATGGGTCCTGCGGGATCTGCATTCCCCATGCCTCTGGGTAAAAAAGTTCTGGTGTTTGGCTATGGTTTTGAAAATGTTCTCTTGGAAGATTATATAGACCACCTGAAAAAAAATAAAAATCAGGTGGTTCATATATCAGAGATACCTTCCAATAATAAGCTGTCTACCGAAGAAAATTTTCTGAAGAATGTGGCAACATATTTGGAAACAAATTCTGCTAAGGAAGCAGAGTTTGTTTATATGGCAGCCCCTCCGACTTTATTAAAAATCCTCCATGAAAAATATGCTGGATTCTTTAAGGTTCCTGCTTTTGTTGGGCTCCTTTCCCCCATGCAGTGCATGATGAAAGAAATTTGTGCCCAATGTTTGCAAAAAACAAAAGATCCTAAAACAGGGGAAGAAAAAATTATTTACGCCTGCAAAAATCAAACCCAGGCTTTTGAATGGGTGGACTTTGAGGTTCTTGAAAACCGCAGCCTTTTGAACGGGGTGCAAGAGAAACTATTTAAATCTCATTAA